Within the Roseicitreum antarcticum genome, the region GCGTCCGGTCCACCGCAGCCCCATAGCTTTCGCCGCTGGGTTTGACGCCGAACCCGGCCAGCCATGCCGCGCGGAAGCTGTCATCACTGAACATACCATGCAAATAGCTGCCGGTGATCCGCCCATCGGTGGATGTGGCCCCGTCGGGGGTTGTTTCAGCAGGCAATCCGGGGCCTGAGACCGGCCCCGCCAGATGCGCGAAGGGGCGCGCGCAATCTGCCCCGGTGGTCCGGCCCAGATGGATTTCGTAGCCCTGTATCGCCGCCCCGGTGCGCGCGTGCCGGGCGTGCATGCGGGTCAGGCGCTTGTCGCCCTGCATGGTGGTTTCCACGTCCAGAAGGCGCAGCCCCGGCGTATCGCCCGCCGGGCCTTCCAGCCCCAGCGGGTCGCGCACCACCTGGCCCAGCATCTGGTAGCCGCCGCAGATGCCCAGGACATGCCCGCCGCGCCGCACATGGGCGGCAATGTCGATGTCCCAGCCTTGCGCGCGCAAAAATGCCAGATCCCCACGGGTGGATTTGCTGCCCGGCAAGATCACCAGATCGGTATCGCCGGGGATCGGCTGGCCGGGGGCAATCATCGAAAGGCTGACGCCCGGTTCCTGCGCCAACGGGTCCAGATCGTCGAAATTCGCAATGCGCGACAGCGCGGGCACCGCCACTTTCAGCCCCGCACCAAAAGACCCGCGCGGCAGGTCCAGCGCATCTTCGGCCGGCAGTTTCACCGCGTCAAAAAACCACGGCACTACGCCAAAGCCGGGCCAGCCGGTGCGCGCGACAATCGCGGCATAGCCGTCGTCGAAAAGCCGTACATCGCCGCGAAAGCGGTTGATGACAAAGCCCGTGATCATCGTGGCATCGCCTGCGTCCAGCACGGCCTGCGTACCAACAATCTGCGCGATCACCCCGCCGCGATGAATATCGCCGATCAGCACGACGGGCACATCGGCGGCACGGGCAAAGCCCATATTGGCAATATCGCGGGCGCGCAGGTTGATCTCGGCGGGGCTGCCCGCGCCCTCGACGATCACCAGATCATGCGCCGCGCGCAGCCGCGCGAAGCTATCCAGCACCGGCCCCATCAACTGCGCCTTCAGCGCGCCGTAATTGCCCGCCGCGCTATGGCCAAACCGTCGGCCCTGCACGATGACCTGCGCGCCAGTATCGGTTTCGGGCTTCAGCAGCACGGGGTTCATATCCGTGTGCGGCTCCAGCCCGCAGGCCATGGCCTGCAACGCCTGCGCGCGCCCGATCTCACCGCCATCCGCTGTCACGGCGGCATTGTTCGACATGTTCTGCGGCTTGAACGGCGCGACCGACAGACCGCGCCGCCGTGCTGCCCGACACAGCCCGGCCACCAGCAGCGACTTGCCGACATTGGACCCGGTGCCTTGCAGCATCAGCGCGCGTGTCAAAACTCGACGCCTTTCTGCGCCTTGATACCATCGCGGAACGGATGTTTGATAAGTGTCATCTCGGTCACCAGGTCAGCGGCTTCGATCAGTTCCGGTTTCGCGTTGCGTCCGGTCAGAACCACATGAGTCATATGGGGTTTTTGGTCGCGCAGGAACGCCAGTACCTCGGACAGGTCCAGATAGTCATATCGCAGCGCGATGTTGATTTCGTCCAACAGTACCATGCCCATGCCATCGCGCAATATCAGCTCTTTTGCCGTCGCCCAGCCTGCCTGCGCCATGGCGATGTCGCGTTCGCGGTCCTGCGTATCCCAGGTGAAGCCTTCGCCCGCGACGTGAAACGCGCATTCCTCGGTGAAGCGGTTGCGCAGGATTTCCTGCTCGCCGGTCAGCCAGCCACCCTTGATGAACTGCACCACGGCGCAGGGGATGCCATGGCCGATACAACGCATGATCATGCCAAACCCGCTGGAAGATTTGCCCTTTCCTGCGCCGGTATGAACGATCACCAGACCCTTCTCATCGGTCTTGGTCTCCATCATCCGGGCGCGCGCGGCCTGAATTTTCTGCATCTTCTCGCGGTGGCGTTCGTTCTCATCCATGGTCGGCCCCTCTGTGCTGGCATCTGTCACAGATACAAGCTGACACGGCGTGGGCAAGGGGGCTGATTGCATCCGCCCAAAACCTGCGCCAAGGTGCGCACAACCTGAACCCCGCTGCGACTGCCCGAGGAAACCCATGCCCGACCCCACCGATCCTGTTGCCCTGACTGCCGACCTGATCCGCTGCCCGTCCGTCACGCCCGAAGAGGGCGGCGCGCTGGTGCTGTTGCAGCGCGTCCTGGAAGGCGCGGGCTTCACCTGTACCCGGGTGGACCGGGGCGGGGTGGCGAACCTCTACGCGCGCTGGGGTACGGCGGGCAACAAGCGGGCTTTCGGCTTCAATGGCCATACGGATGTGGTTCCGGTGGGCAATGTTGCGGCCTGGACGGTGGACCCGTTCGGCGGCGAGATCCGCGATGGCCGGGTCTGGGGCCGGGGGGCGTGTGACATGAAATCCGGGGTGGCGGCCTTTGTTGCTGCGGCGGTGGATTTCGTGCGCGCCACGCCGCCCGATGGCGCGATCATCCTGGCGATCACCGGGGATGAAGAAGGCGAATCCATCGACGGCACCACCGCCCTTCTGGACTGGATGGCTGAGCAGGGTGAACGCATGTCTGTATGCCTTGTGGGTGAGCCGACGTGCCCCGATGTAATGGGCGAGATGATCAAGATCGGGCGGCGCGGGTCGATGACCGCGAATTTCACCGTCACCGGCAAGCAGGGCCATTCCGCCTATCCGCACCGCGCGCTGAACCCGATGCCCGCGATGGCGCGGCTGATGGACCGGCTTGCCAGCCATGAGCTGGATCAGGGTACCGACCATTTCGACCCCTCGACCCTTGCCATCACCACGATCGATACGGGCAACCCGGCGAATAACGTGATTCCTGCCCAGACCCGCGGGACGGTCAACATCCGTTTCAACGACCTGCACACAGGCGACAGCCTGACCGACTGGCTGCGCGCGCAGGCAGCCGGGGTCGCGGCAGAGATGGGCGTGGCGATTGACGTGGCCGTCAAGGTCTCGGGCAGCGCCTTCCTGACCCCGCCGGGAGAGTTGTCGGCGCTGGTGTCGCGCGCGGTGGCGGCAGAAACCGGGGTCACGCCTGCGCTGTCCACCACGGGTGGCACGTCGGATGCGCGCTTCGTTAAGGACCATTGCCCGGTGGTGGAATTCGGGCTGGTGGGCCGCAGCATGCATCAGGTGGATGAATATGCGGAGGTGGCGGATATCCATGCGCTGAAGGCCGTTTATTCGCGTGTCCTGTTGGAGTATTTCGCATGACCCTGCATATCTGCGTGACTGACGATATCGCCACCTGCCGCGCCCTGCGCCGCACGGTGTTCATCGAGGAACAGGGCGTGTCCGAGGCTGATGAGGTTGATGGGCTGGACGATACCGCCGTGCATTTGCTGGCGCGGCAGGAAGGTGCGGCCATTGGTTCGGCCCGCCTGCTGACGCTGGGTGAGATTGGGAAAATCGGCCGTGTGTGCGTATTGCCCGCCGCGCGCGGCAGCGGCATCGGTGCGGCGCTGACCCGTGCTGCCGTGGCGCATTTCCGCACAGTGCCGGGGGTGCGGGTGGCAAAGCTTGGCGCGCAGACCCATGCGATCGGGTTCTATCAGAAACTGGGGTTCGAGGTTGCCGGGCCGGAGTATATGGATGCGGGCATCCCGCATCACGATATGATCTTGCGGTTCTGAGCGGGTCGCAGGCCTGCATCTTCGAGACGCGCGAAACCGCAGCCGCACCTGCGTGCGACGGGCTTTAGGCCCCTTCGATGACGCGCCATGGCACGTCGAACCAATGCTCCTGCAGGTTGGGCGTTTGGCCGATGCGGTCCACAACGGCAAACAGCCCCGGCGCGTGCAAAGGCGTCAGCACGCCATGCCATGTATTGCGGTGAAAGTTGATCGCTTGCGCGCCGTTCGTGAGGAAGGCGTGCGGGCGGTCCGGTATGCCGCCCGCATCGGGGGCAACGATCACCAGAAACGGGTGCTGCGACAGCGGCATGAAAGCCTGTGAACCTTCGGGGTGCCGCTCTACCAGTTCCAGCGAATAGGGCAGGGACCGGGGCTGCGCCTCAAACATCGAAATGCCCGCCCGGCCATCCGCGCCGAAATCCAGCTGCGCCCGGTCATTAAACCGCCCGCACAGACCCTGATTGATGATCTTGTCGGGCGCGCCCGTGGTGTCCAGCACATCGCCGAAGGGCGCGAAGGCCGTGGCCGTCAAAGGCTCCACCCGAATGACATTCTCCATCCGCGTCAGCCCCCGACCACTGGACCCAGCCGGGGATGCCGGTTCACGTCCTTGTAGAGCAGATAGCGGAATGGCCCCGGACCCGCCGCGTAACAGGCCTGCGGGCAAAACGCGCGCAGCCACATGTAATCGCCTGCCTCAACCTCGACCCAGTCACGGTTGAGCTTGTAGACCGCCTTGCCTTCCAGGACATACAGTCCGTGCTCCATCACATGCGTTTCTTCGAACGGGATCACGCCGCCGGGCTGGAAGGTGACGACATTCACATGCATATCGTGGCGCAGGTCATCGGGACTGACGAAGCGCGTCGTGGCCCATGCGTCATTCGTGCCGGGCATGGAGATCGGCGCAATCGCCTGATCCCGTGTCACGAAGGCCTCTGGCGCGGCGATCCCCGGCGCGGGTTCATAGCGTTTGCGCACCCAGTGGAAGGTGGCGGGCAGGTCGCGGGGATTGCTGAGCGACCATGCCACCCCCGGCGGGATGTAAGCGTAACTGCCCGGTGTGAGGGGGTGCGCGCCATCGGGCAGCGTCAGGACAGGCGCGCCGTGGGTGACGAACAGCACGCCCTGCGCCTGCGCGTCAGGCTCGGGCCGGTCAGACCCGCCACCCCAGCCGCCATTGGGGGCGACCTCTACGATGTAATGCGCGAAAGTCTCGGCAAAGCCCGAAAGCGGCCGCGCGATGATCCAGGCGCGGGTGCCGGTCCAGCCGGGCAGATAGCTGGTGACGATATCGCGCATGACCCCGCGCGGGATCACGGCATAGGCGTCGGTGAAGATCGCGCGTCCGGTGTGCAGGTCGGTTTGTGGCGGCAGCCCATCCTGGGGCCGGGCATAGGGGCTCATAGGATATCCTTCAGGCGGAGGTGGGCGATGCGTTCCACCTGCCCGCAGGCGGTGGCAAATTCGGTGGCGGTGTCGTTGCTGATCCGCTGCTCAAAGGCGGCAAGGATGCTGTCCTTGGTATGGTCGCGCACCGCGATGATGAAAGGGAAACCGTGTTTGGTGGTGTAATCGGTGTTCAGACGCTGGAAGGTTTCACGCTCAGCATCGGTCAGCGCATCCAGCGCGGCGCTGGCTTGCTCGCGGGTCGAATCCGCAGTCAGCCGCTTTGCCGCCGCCAGTTTGCCCGCAAGGTCGGGGTGGGCGCGCAGGACGGCCAGACGCTCGGCTTGCGTGGCGCTGCGAAACGCGCGGGCCATGGCATTGGCCAGCCCCGTGGCGCTGTCATGCGCAGGCCCCAGTTCCAGCCCATGGGCGCGGGCGGCGACCCAGTCAGAGTGTTCATAGATCCCGCCGAATTTCGCGACGAAATCTGCGTGCGCCATCGCCGACGGGCGTGCACGCCGCGTATGCGGCGACACCTTTGCCCAATGCGCGGCGATGTCCTGGCGCCGGGCGAACCACACGCCTTCATGGCTCTGCGCATAATCCAGAAACCGCATCAGGCCCGCGATCTTCCCGGGCCGTCCGATCAGGCGGCAATGCAGGCCGATGGACATCATCTTGGCCGCACCTGCGCCCCCTTCGGCATAAAGCACATCGAACGCATCGCGCAGGTATTCAAAGAACTGCTGACCGGTGGTGTAGCCCGGTGCCGTGGCAAACCGCATGTCATTGGCTTCCAGCGTGTACGGCAGGATCAGTTGGTCGCGCGTGCCGAATTCCATCCAATGCGGCAGATCGTCGTCATATGTGTCGGAAATCCAGTCGATTTGCCCGGTCTCTGCCACCAGCCGCACGGTATTGACCGAACAGCGCCCGGTGTACCAGCCGCGCGGGGGGCTGCCGGTGACTTGCGTATGCAGCGCGATGGCCCCGGCAATGGCGGCGCGTTCAGCTTCTTCGGGCATGTCCTTGTGTTCGACCCATTTCAGCCCGTGGCTGGCGATCTCCCAATCGGCCGCCTGCATCGCGGCCACCTGTTCGGGGCTGCGGGCCAGCGCGCTGGCCACGCCGTAGACGGTGACCGGCAGGCCGCGCCCGTTGAACAATCGGTGCAGCCGCCAGAACCCGGCCCGCGCGCCATAATCATAGATCGATTCCATGTTCCAGTGCCGCTGCCCGGGCCACGGCGCTGCCCCGGCAATGTCGGACAGGAAGGCCTCGGACGCGGCATCGCCGTGCAGGACGCTGTTCTCGCCGCCCTCTTCATAATTCAGCACCAGGCTGATCGCGATTTTCGCGCCGCCGGGCCATTGTGGGTCGGGGGGCGTTGCGCCGTAGCCGGTCATGTTGCGGGGATAGCGGGTCATCGGGGGGGGCCTTTGGTTGTGCAATGCGGTAAATCAGCCGCATATTGACCGGATTCGCGCGGGATTTGAAAGACCCCTTGCGCCCGTCGCCTGCCGATGCACCGTATCTTTTGGCGCGGGGATGATAATCCGGGTCAACAGATGCAGCCCCTTGCGCCCGCCGCCCGGCATGGGCAAAACCATGTGACAGGCAGCGGCCCGTCCACAACAGGGCCGCAAAAGCCGATCCGCAAAAGCAGGAGCATTCAAGATGGCGACCGGATTTCTGACCACCCATGTGCTGGATACCGCGCGTGGCCTGCCCGCGCAGGGCCTGCGGATCGCGCTGTTCCGGCTGGAGGGCGCAGAGCGCAGGCTGCTGGCCGAGACGGTCACCAATGCCGACGGGCGCACCGACGCGCCGATCCTGCCCGCCGCCGCCTTCGCGCCGGGCAGCTATGAGCTGGTCTTTCAGGCGGGTGCCTACCTGCGGGCGACCGGGCAGGCCGGGGCAGAGCCACTGTTTCTGGATAGTGTGCCGATCCGTTTCGGCATGTCGGATGCGGAGAGCCATTACCATGTGCCGCTGTTGCTGTCGCCCTATGGCTATTCCACCTATCGCGGCAGCTGACTGGTGACGGGGCTGGTCTGGC harbors:
- a CDS encoding cobyric acid synthase; translated protein: MLQGTGSNVGKSLLVAGLCRAARRRGLSVAPFKPQNMSNNAAVTADGGEIGRAQALQAMACGLEPHTDMNPVLLKPETDTGAQVIVQGRRFGHSAAGNYGALKAQLMGPVLDSFARLRAAHDLVIVEGAGSPAEINLRARDIANMGFARAADVPVVLIGDIHRGGVIAQIVGTQAVLDAGDATMITGFVINRFRGDVRLFDDGYAAIVARTGWPGFGVVPWFFDAVKLPAEDALDLPRGSFGAGLKVAVPALSRIANFDDLDPLAQEPGVSLSMIAPGQPIPGDTDLVILPGSKSTRGDLAFLRAQGWDIDIAAHVRRGGHVLGICGGYQMLGQVVRDPLGLEGPAGDTPGLRLLDVETTMQGDKRLTRMHARHARTGAAIQGYEIHLGRTTGADCARPFAHLAGPVSGPGLPAETTPDGATSTDGRITGSYLHGMFSDDSFRAAWLAGFGVKPSGESYGAAVDRTLDALADHLETHMDVTGLLAAAR
- a CDS encoding bifunctional allantoicase/(S)-ureidoglycine aminohydrolase, whose protein sequence is MSPYARPQDGLPPQTDLHTGRAIFTDAYAVIPRGVMRDIVTSYLPGWTGTRAWIIARPLSGFAETFAHYIVEVAPNGGWGGGSDRPEPDAQAQGVLFVTHGAPVLTLPDGAHPLTPGSYAYIPPGVAWSLSNPRDLPATFHWVRKRYEPAPGIAAPEAFVTRDQAIAPISMPGTNDAWATTRFVSPDDLRHDMHVNVVTFQPGGVIPFEETHVMEHGLYVLEGKAVYKLNRDWVEVEAGDYMWLRAFCPQACYAAGPGPFRYLLYKDVNRHPRLGPVVGG
- a CDS encoding ureidoglycolate lyase, coding for MENVIRVEPLTATAFAPFGDVLDTTGAPDKIINQGLCGRFNDRAQLDFGADGRAGISMFEAQPRSLPYSLELVERHPEGSQAFMPLSQHPFLVIVAPDAGGIPDRPHAFLTNGAQAINFHRNTWHGVLTPLHAPGLFAVVDRIGQTPNLQEHWFDVPWRVIEGA
- the cobO gene encoding cob(I)yrinic acid a,c-diamide adenosyltransferase, coding for MDENERHREKMQKIQAARARMMETKTDEKGLVIVHTGAGKGKSSSGFGMIMRCIGHGIPCAVVQFIKGGWLTGEQEILRNRFTEECAFHVAGEGFTWDTQDRERDIAMAQAGWATAKELILRDGMGMVLLDEINIALRYDYLDLSEVLAFLRDQKPHMTHVVLTGRNAKPELIEAADLVTEMTLIKHPFRDGIKAQKGVEF
- a CDS encoding GNAT family N-acetyltransferase; amino-acid sequence: MTLHICVTDDIATCRALRRTVFIEEQGVSEADEVDGLDDTAVHLLARQEGAAIGSARLLTLGEIGKIGRVCVLPAARGSGIGAALTRAAVAHFRTVPGVRVAKLGAQTHAIGFYQKLGFEVAGPEYMDAGIPHHDMILRF
- the uraH gene encoding hydroxyisourate hydrolase, giving the protein MATGFLTTHVLDTARGLPAQGLRIALFRLEGAERRLLAETVTNADGRTDAPILPAAAFAPGSYELVFQAGAYLRATGQAGAEPLFLDSVPIRFGMSDAESHYHVPLLLSPYGYSTYRGS
- the dapE gene encoding succinyl-diaminopimelate desuccinylase produces the protein MPDPTDPVALTADLIRCPSVTPEEGGALVLLQRVLEGAGFTCTRVDRGGVANLYARWGTAGNKRAFGFNGHTDVVPVGNVAAWTVDPFGGEIRDGRVWGRGACDMKSGVAAFVAAAVDFVRATPPDGAIILAITGDEEGESIDGTTALLDWMAEQGERMSVCLVGEPTCPDVMGEMIKIGRRGSMTANFTVTGKQGHSAYPHRALNPMPAMARLMDRLASHELDQGTDHFDPSTLAITTIDTGNPANNVIPAQTRGTVNIRFNDLHTGDSLTDWLRAQAAGVAAEMGVAIDVAVKVSGSAFLTPPGELSALVSRAVAAETGVTPALSTTGGTSDARFVKDHCPVVEFGLVGRSMHQVDEYAEVADIHALKAVYSRVLLEYFA
- the puuE gene encoding allantoinase PuuE is translated as MTRYPRNMTGYGATPPDPQWPGGAKIAISLVLNYEEGGENSVLHGDAASEAFLSDIAGAAPWPGQRHWNMESIYDYGARAGFWRLHRLFNGRGLPVTVYGVASALARSPEQVAAMQAADWEIASHGLKWVEHKDMPEEAERAAIAGAIALHTQVTGSPPRGWYTGRCSVNTVRLVAETGQIDWISDTYDDDLPHWMEFGTRDQLILPYTLEANDMRFATAPGYTTGQQFFEYLRDAFDVLYAEGGAGAAKMMSIGLHCRLIGRPGKIAGLMRFLDYAQSHEGVWFARRQDIAAHWAKVSPHTRRARPSAMAHADFVAKFGGIYEHSDWVAARAHGLELGPAHDSATGLANAMARAFRSATQAERLAVLRAHPDLAGKLAAAKRLTADSTREQASAALDALTDAERETFQRLNTDYTTKHGFPFIIAVRDHTKDSILAAFEQRISNDTATEFATACGQVERIAHLRLKDIL